CTTACAAAGCGGCCGAGAGGCTTGGGCTTAAGGGCAGTATCGCCAGGTCATTTGGCGCAGGATATAGTTGGGTTAGAACTGGCTGGTTTGATCTCATGTGGCTGGATTTCGAAGATATTTATGATTTAGAAGAGCATTTGGTCAAACAAATATTCTTCTTTAAGATCTTCTTCCCAAACTTTGTCGATCTGAATTGGTGTTTTGATAGTCCTTCCATTATACAAAACTTTAATGCGGTGTATGCAAGGTTTGTCGTATGGCAGAATAAACCAGAGGGGTATGTCCAAGATTACAAGCTCTATAAAGAGCAAATTGAGCCGATATGGATAGGCCTGTCAATGATCCTCGACAGCCCGATTGGCAATTGCAAGAGGCTTAGGGGTTATATCACGACTAACATAATATATCAAATTAACGTCAGATAGGCACCTTCACTATAGGATGCCTGGAATACGAAAACATTTCCTGAGTTAAATGGACATTCCGAGAGTTCATCTCCAGTACCACCAATATATGGAAATTCCGGAATAAATTTTTTTTATTCAGTGGATTTTATCTGCACAGGGTAGTGTAATTATAAATCTGCTTCCTTTTCCAACTTCGCTTTCGACATTTATTTTACCATTGTGTATTATTGCTATATGCTTTACGATGCTGAGTCCGAGACCGGTCCCCCCTTGGTTTCTTGACCTTGTTTTATCGACTCTATAAAACCTCTCGAATACCCTGTTTAGATTTTCCTTCGGTATTCCAATTCCCGTATCGGCTACTACTAAGTCAATATTTGAGTCATGACCATATGCATCGATAACGATACTCCCTCGTTCGGGTGTGTACTTAACCGCATTATCGATGAGGTTTATTAACATCTGTTCCAGCAAAAATCTATTACCCTTTATGCTTGATATACCCTCCTTAACGTTTATTTCGACTTTAAGGTTTTTTTCCGATATCTTTCTTCTCAATGATTCGTAAGATGATGTGACAACTTCTTTTATGTCAACAACTTCAAACTCGGAGTTCTTCATTTCTAACGAAAGTGACTCTTTACTTTCTATTTCTGATAGGACGAGTAGATCCGAAACTATATTGATGAGCCTGTCTGTATGCCTCTTAATAATGCTCAGGAAATGTCTCCTTTCGTGGGGGTTTTCATAAGCTTCTTCCTCAAGTGTTTCTGTATAACCCTTAATGGCTGTGAGTGGGGTTCTGAGCTCATGAGAGACATTAGCAATGAAATCTGCCTTTATCTTTTCAAGGCTCTTGAAGTCGGTAATATCAAATACGACAACAATTAACACCTTTTCGGGATAATCCAATGTGCTGACATTTACCAGATAGTTTCTCTCCCTCGGGTATAAAATGGAGATTTCCTTTTTTGAGCTCTTGTTAGTCTTGAAAATGTTTTCAATGAGCTCATTGATATCCTTATTCCTTAAAACCTCCCAGTATCGCTTATTGACTGGATTATCCTTTATATCAAACATTTCAGATAATGCATCATTTGTTAGCATAATCTTACCTTTTGTTGATAGAAGCATCACTCCCTCATTCATTGAACTGAGGACTGCCTGGAGTTGCCTTTTCTCAAAGTCAACTTTTTGGAACAGCTCGTCCAGTTTTTCCGCCATTTTATTTAAGGCGAGCGAGACCTTCGAAAGCTCACCTTTTCTCTCCTTAGCGGGTATGTTAACTTTAAAATTCCCCTTCGCTATTTCTCCGGAAAGATTAATTATTTTGGATAGAGAGTTGGTAAAGGTTTTAGAAGACATGTAAGCGAGTATTAGAGCAACTATTATGAGAATAAACCCAGTGTAAATAATCTTTGCTTCTATAGGTAGAAAAGCCTCTCTAACAGAGCTGGTTGGTAAAGATGTTCGAACTACGCCCTGTATTCTCCCTTCTGAGTCCTTGATTGGAACTGCGACATAAACCATGTCATTGTTTATCGTATTACTATGACGCGTGCTTTGCCCGATCCCTTTTGATATTGCATCTTTTACCTCCGGTCTATTAGAGTGATTCTCCATCTCAAGCGGATTTGAGCTTGAATCGCCAAGTACATTTCCTGACCTGTCAATAAGGGTGATTCTTATGTTTATCTTTTTCCCGATTTCGGAAACTAAGGAGCTTATTTCATTTCCTCTATCTCTTGAAATTGGAAAATTTATGAAACCCCTGATTATATTCGCGGATGTAAGTAGTCTTTCCTTTATGAGGGATTCATCGTATTTTTTTAATTCACCGATTGTAAGAAAGGTAAACAGGGAAAATACAAGGGTGATTATTATAAAAATGGCTAGGAACTGTTTCCAAAATAATCTCAGATCCTTTACTCTCCTTCCAGCTTATATCCAATCCCCCTAATAGTTTTTATCATATTTCCGGCTTTGCCAAGTTTTTCTCTAAGGTTTTTTATGTGCACATCGATTGTTCGATCGTAAACCAGCTTGTCGTCGCCCCAGAGCCTTTTCTTCTTTAAAAGCTGATCTCTCGTGAAAACACTTCCTCTTCTTTCCAGAAAAACCTCAAGGATTTTAAATTCCGTAGTTGTAAGATCGATCCTTTTGCCATTAACGGTTACTTCATATCTATCAGAGTTTAGAGAAATTGGTCCAATCTCTAATTTTGGCTCCTTCCCTTCTTTACTATTTACTCTTCTCAGAAGACTTTTTACTCTTGCTGTCATCTCCCTTGGGCTGAATGGTTTTACGATGTAATCGTCAGCCCCGATTTCCAGACCAACAACAACGTCTGCTTCGGACGCCTTGGCTGTGAGCATTATGATCGGAATAGAAGAGGTGCGGGATCTGTTTTTTAACATTCTGCAAATCTCGAGTCCATCTATCCCAGGTAGCATTATGTCCAGCACAACCAGATCAGGAACTATTGACTCTAAAAATAATAGAAAATCTCTTCCATTATGGAATTCCTTGACTTTGTAACCTTCCCTCTTTAAGTGATGGCTTACGAGGTTAACTATATCCTCTTCGTCATCGACTATGGCTACTACCTTATCGCTCATTCACTGTCTCCCCGCAATTTAATTTTACATTACTATTATAGATTGAGACAGCCTCATAGCAACAAGTCTCTGCAAACCTTAACAGAATCTTAACTAAATTTTCATTTCGAGTTAATTTTCCCAAACTATTATTCTCATGAATTCATGAAAAAGGAGGAACGGATGATGCTTATACGAAGATTGATTCTTGGTGTAGTGCTTGGTGTTAGTCTGCTGGTTGTAGAGCCATATGCTCAGGAGCTTGGCGGCAAGCAAGTTGCCCAGAGTAGGAGTCAGATTGAAGAACTGAAGCAGCAGATTGATGAGATTCAGAGGCAGAATCAGCAGCAGATCGATGCGCTTCAGAAAAAGATAGAACAGCTAGAGTCGCAAAGGGCAGCCGATAAAGAGCAGATCGAAAAGGTGGTAACTGAGGATAAGGATGCCTGGTATAAAAAGTTCAAAGCGGGATATGATAAGGGATTTTTTCTTGAGTCCGACGATGGAAACTTTGAGATGAAGATGAAGTTTCGCACACAGCTTCGGCTTTCGGTAGACAATACTGATGATAAGCAAACCGGCGAGAAGAACACCGCAACAGATTTTAATGTTAGACGTTTCAGAATATATTGGGAAGGACACGCTTTCAGGCCCTGGTTCAATTATCTATTCCAGATTAGTGCTGATAACAATGGGAATTTTATAGTTAGAGACGCATATCTTGATGCCGCCTACGATACAAGGATCTTCCCGAGACTAGGTCAGTCCAAGGTTCCATTCAACAGGGAAGAGCTCACATCTTCATCCGAACTGCAGCTTGTAGATAGGTCAATTGTGAATGACGAGTTCAAGTACGGACGTGATAGAGGCGTGGCTGCTTATGGTCTCTTGGCGAATATGTTTACCTATGGATTCGGTGTATATAATGGCGATGGTCTAAATGGCACCAGCGTTGATTCAAACCTTCTATACGTCGGAAGAATCCAGTTCAATCCCTGCTGCGGTAAATTAAAGTATAGCAGTACCGGTAGCTTTCCGATCGGGGGCGCTTACAAGTTAGAACCCATGAATTTTAAGGAAAAGGAGCCACTACTCGCTTTTGGTGTTGCAGGTGCGACGCTTCCTGGTCTTAACATCGCTCAAAAGCAACCCGATAATAGTTTACTTGACGATAGGATGAACGAACTCGGTGTACAGTTCGCAGACGTTAGCTCTATCACTGCCGATGTCAATTTCAAGTATCAAATCTTCAGTATTACAGGCGAATACGATGGACGATGGATTAAGCCAGAAGGGGCGAACGCTGACGCTGTACTACCCGTATCCGATTTAGGTACAGTCTACGATCAGGGATTCGAGGCCCAGGCCGGCATATTCTTAGTTCCCCATGTGCTGGAGTTGGCTGGCAGATACGCTTATATTCGCTTCGATAGAGATCAAGGCTTAATTCCCGACGAGCGTCAACCGAAAAACGAATGGGCGGTGACACCCGGAATTAATTACTACATCACTCACGATAACAGATGGAAAATCCAGCTTGACTACAATTATATCAAAACCTCATTCTTAACAGGTGCTGATACCAATGAGAATCTATTTCGAATTCAGCTTCAAACGTATTTTTAAGTTGGCTTGGATATAACTTAGATCTCCCTTATAACCTTCTTTAAAAAGCTGACCCGGCACTGGTAAGATCGGTGCCGGGTTTGTTTTATACGAAATGGTCATATGTAGAGGAAGGCTTTCCATACCTTGTGAATATACAGGAGTACTTTAGTCCTTCATTCCATGTCATCCCCTTATTCTTTTAAGGAAAACAAAAATTTAATGAGCGGAATTTTTTAATTTCTTCTAACTGATTTATTCGGCCAATAATCAACACGGAAATGAGTATTCCAATGGTTTCTTTTGGGCACCTTGGTATTCTTTAAATCTTCTACAGTTTTTTCCCATATTATGACATATCCTCTTAATGATTGGTGATTAGACCTCAGGGAGGCCATTACCTCCCCGAGGTGGTCTTGTTGTCCCATGGTGTTAGCCTTGCTAGCCACCTTGGCACCTTATGTTTATATAGATTGTCTCCAGAGGATCCTCATGTGACAGAACAACCCTTCGACGAAATACCGGAAAATTTGTCAGTTTTCTAATCAGCAGAAATTAGGCTAAGCCGATCACAGAGTACCACTGAAAAATTACAACTGTCAGTAAAATAGATGAGTATATTGTATGTCACGGGGCTAATGTGTCAATCATGACAGGCACTTACGGCTCCTCTCATAATGGGCATAATAGATTTTGCCCCCTTTGTCCGGGGATTTATAGTTTGCATTCTTTACTTGACAATGATGAGTAATATAGTTATTAAAAAATAATATAGTTATTAAAAAATCAGTATCGCCAAATGTCGAAGATTTGAGTCAAATTGCAACGGCTAACAACAATATCAAGATAAGGGGAAAATTTCTAATGTGTAAACAGGGACGCTATATGCGGACTGCTTTAGGAATATTTATTCTATCATTCTTTTCGTTATTCATATTTATCCTGATATCCTCTTTCACACAAGCTGAAGAAAAAGCAAACCAGGTTAATGATCAACAACAAGGGGCCGTAAGAGAAAGAGACATTGAGCCCGAGGCTGACAAAATTTTAAAAGAGATGGGGGACTTCTTGAAAAATCAAAAGGAATTCAGTGCCACAGCTGATGTCACACTTGATGATGTTTTACCTTCGGGAGAAAAGCTTCAGTATTCTGCCACCAATAGCTTCGTTATACATCGTCCTAACAAAATTTATGCCCAGACTGTAGGCGATATCGGTATAAAAAAATTCTGGCATGATGGAGAAAGCATCACCCTGCTTGACGTAGATAAAAATGTATATGCGCAGGAAAAGGCCCCCTCTAATATTGACAACGTGCTTGACCATCTGATGGAAGATTATGGATTTTCGTTGCCCCTTGCAGACTTTGTATTCAGTGATCCGTATTCAGATTTGAGTGAGAATGTTGAAGATGGTTATTACGTCGGATTGCACAACGTACGTGGTATGAAGTGCAATCACCTTGCTTTTGTCCAGGAAAATTTAGATTGGCAGCTCTGGGTAAAAGAGGGCAAGGAGCCTGTTCCATGCAAGATCGTAATCACCTACAAGGATGTTCCTGGCTTACCACAGTACACAGCGGTCTTTACAGACTGGAATTTTGGAACGAAGGAACCCGATTCAAAATTCAGAGCCGATTCGCTCGAGGGTGCGGAGAAAATAGAATTTTTGAAAATTAAGAAGCAAATTAAGAAATAAAATTTTTGGTCCAGGGGTAAAAGATAATGAGTGACCAACAAAGATTAAACAAGAAATTCAATATAGCATTTTCGATTATCACACTCTTATGTAGTCTTGTACTATTGGTCCCGACTGAGGCTCTCACGCGTGGCAGAGGAGGAGGCGGCGGTGGAGGAGGGAGGGGAGGTGCTGCTAGAAGCGGGGGAAATTTTGGCGGCGGAGGGTATGGCAGCGTAAGACATTCAAGTGGAAGTTTCAAGTCATCAAGATCCAGTTATCAGGGTAGTCGTTCAAGGGAATTTAGCGGAGGAAGTTTTCAGGGGAGTTCTGGTCAGCGTTCTACGACCCGACAACAATCTGCTCCGCAAAGACAGACAACGAGTAGAGAAAGATCTGGGCAGCGACAGGATTCACGATCAGACCGGCAAACCGGGCGTCAAGATTTATCCAGTCAGAGACAGGACACCAGATCTGAGCGATCGGGAAATCGCCAAGATAATATTTCGGAACGACAGGGTGGTAGGACTGACCGAACCCAAATTCGACAGGACGCAAGAACCGAACGGCAAGGGAACAGGATAGACTTTGCGGACGATCACTGGAGTGGTAGATATAATTATTATCACAATCATTACCATAACTGGAATTACTGGTATGGGGGCTGGAGTAATTACTACGGGTTTCTGGCGTTTGGAACTGGGTTGGCGATAGGTGCCCTGATTGCATCAATACCGTATAATTCAGAGACGGTTATCGTCGAAGGTGATAAATATTACTACTCTGATGGGGTTTACTATTCACCTGAAGGATCGGAATATGTTATTGTGCCACCGCCGAGCGGGGCAACCGTAACGGCTTTGCCTCCCTCATGCTCTACAACTACAGTAGGTTCATCAATTTATTCCGACTGCGGAGGAATTTATTACCAACAAGTTGGGAATGGATGGAAGGTTGTTGACCCACCTGTAGGTGCGATAATTACGGAACTCCCAGAAGGTGCAATGGAACAGAACGTGGGTGGACAAAAATACTATTTCTATGCGAACGCCTATTATCAGCCCTTTTACAGCGGTAGTCAGGTTGTTTATATGATAGTTGAAGACCCCACGGCTTAGATTCTCATATCGGTAAAAGCAAATCCTTGTTTTAAACCGAGAAATGAAATTCCCTGCCCCGAGGAGGCTGTCTGACCATTATCGATAATGGTCTAAATATGGCTTCTCAGAATGGCCCGGGATAAAAGATCGGCAAACTGAGAGGGGTTTTGCGCTACGCCAAGAATACCGATTTTCGCATTTATCGGACAGCGGGAATATCAAACCAGAGCTTTTTCATTCTTCTAACTAACTATACCACCAACAACAAGCATCGATATCAGCTTTCCTACCGATTTCTTGGGTAATGAGGTGTTTTGAAGCTCTTTTACGGTCTTCTCAATATCATAATTTGTTCTCTTTATAGTAGCCTCGCCGTCTTCTATAACGGCATAAGATGCCCTTGGGTTGAAATCCCTGGGTTGCCCCACAGAGCCCGGATTTAAGTAAGTAGTTCCACCCACCTTCTTTATATATGGTTTATGCGAATGTCCTGTAATTACGAAGTCATGATGCAACCGACTGTTCGGTCTATCATAATCAGGCATTAAAATGTCGTCAGGGTCTGTATGAAACGACATTCCATCGTTGCCATAAGTATGGGTAATATAAAATCTCATGCCTTCAATAATAAATCGATCATGTTTTGGAAGCGTCCTGAAAAAGCCGATTTCTTCACTCTCGAGCAGCCCCTCTCCCCATTCCCTGGTTTTTTGCGAGAGCTTCTTTAGTTCATTGGAACAAAGACACTTACTGCCATAAGCCATAGCGTGGTCATGGTCACCCCTCACACCCCTAAATTGTCCACATGACGAGTTCATCAGAAACCTGGTGCACTCCCTCGGATTAGGCCCAAAATCTACTATATCACCAAGGAATATAAGGTATTCGTAACTTTCGTTAGATAGAATGCCTTCTAAGGCATGCCAATTAGCGTGAATATCTGATAATATTAGAATTTTCATAATATTTCATATTCTAGCAGCTCTGTATGAAGCTAATATTAAGGAAATGTTAAAATGCGGTTATTGCACATTTGAGATGCAATGTCATAAGAGGGCAAAAGATATCAAGAATTATTATCAGTTTGATGTTTATGGATTGATAAA
Above is a genomic segment from Thermodesulfobacteriota bacterium containing:
- a CDS encoding response regulator transcription factor, which translates into the protein MSDKVVAIVDDEEDIVNLVSHHLKREGYKVKEFHNGRDFLLFLESIVPDLVVLDIMLPGIDGLEICRMLKNRSRTSSIPIIMLTAKASEADVVVGLEIGADDYIVKPFSPREMTARVKSLLRRVNSKEGKEPKLEIGPISLNSDRYEVTVNGKRIDLTTTEFKILEVFLERRGSVFTRDQLLKKKRLWGDDKLVYDRTIDVHIKNLREKLGKAGNMIKTIRGIGYKLEGE
- a CDS encoding DUF2092 domain-containing protein translates to MRTALGIFILSFFSLFIFILISSFTQAEEKANQVNDQQQGAVRERDIEPEADKILKEMGDFLKNQKEFSATADVTLDDVLPSGEKLQYSATNSFVIHRPNKIYAQTVGDIGIKKFWHDGESITLLDVDKNVYAQEKAPSNIDNVLDHLMEDYGFSLPLADFVFSDPYSDLSENVEDGYYVGLHNVRGMKCNHLAFVQENLDWQLWVKEGKEPVPCKIVITYKDVPGLPQYTAVFTDWNFGTKEPDSKFRADSLEGAEKIEFLKIKKQIKK
- a CDS encoding ATP-binding protein translates to MRLFWKQFLAIFIIITLVFSLFTFLTIGELKKYDESLIKERLLTSANIIRGFINFPISRDRGNEISSLVSEIGKKINIRITLIDRSGNVLGDSSSNPLEMENHSNRPEVKDAISKGIGQSTRHSNTINNDMVYVAVPIKDSEGRIQGVVRTSLPTSSVREAFLPIEAKIIYTGFILIIVALILAYMSSKTFTNSLSKIINLSGEIAKGNFKVNIPAKERKGELSKVSLALNKMAEKLDELFQKVDFEKRQLQAVLSSMNEGVMLLSTKGKIMLTNDALSEMFDIKDNPVNKRYWEVLRNKDINELIENIFKTNKSSKKEISILYPRERNYLVNVSTLDYPEKVLIVVVFDITDFKSLEKIKADFIANVSHELRTPLTAIKGYTETLEEEAYENPHERRHFLSIIKRHTDRLINIVSDLLVLSEIESKESLSLEMKNSEFEVVDIKEVVTSSYESLRRKISEKNLKVEINVKEGISSIKGNRFLLEQMLINLIDNAVKYTPERGSIVIDAYGHDSNIDLVVADTGIGIPKENLNRVFERFYRVDKTRSRNQGGTGLGLSIVKHIAIIHNGKINVESEVGKGSRFIITLPCADKIH
- a CDS encoding porin, with amino-acid sequence MMLIRRLILGVVLGVSLLVVEPYAQELGGKQVAQSRSQIEELKQQIDEIQRQNQQQIDALQKKIEQLESQRAADKEQIEKVVTEDKDAWYKKFKAGYDKGFFLESDDGNFEMKMKFRTQLRLSVDNTDDKQTGEKNTATDFNVRRFRIYWEGHAFRPWFNYLFQISADNNGNFIVRDAYLDAAYDTRIFPRLGQSKVPFNREELTSSSELQLVDRSIVNDEFKYGRDRGVAAYGLLANMFTYGFGVYNGDGLNGTSVDSNLLYVGRIQFNPCCGKLKYSSTGSFPIGGAYKLEPMNFKEKEPLLAFGVAGATLPGLNIAQKQPDNSLLDDRMNELGVQFADVSSITADVNFKYQIFSITGEYDGRWIKPEGANADAVLPVSDLGTVYDQGFEAQAGIFLVPHVLELAGRYAYIRFDRDQGLIPDERQPKNEWAVTPGINYYITHDNRWKIQLDYNYIKTSFLTGADTNENLFRIQLQTYF
- a CDS encoding DUF6515 family protein — translated: MSDQQRLNKKFNIAFSIITLLCSLVLLVPTEALTRGRGGGGGGGGRGGAARSGGNFGGGGYGSVRHSSGSFKSSRSSYQGSRSREFSGGSFQGSSGQRSTTRQQSAPQRQTTSRERSGQRQDSRSDRQTGRQDLSSQRQDTRSERSGNRQDNISERQGGRTDRTQIRQDARTERQGNRIDFADDHWSGRYNYYHNHYHNWNYWYGGWSNYYGFLAFGTGLAIGALIASIPYNSETVIVEGDKYYYSDGVYYSPEGSEYVIVPPPSGATVTALPPSCSTTTVGSSIYSDCGGIYYQQVGNGWKVVDPPVGAIITELPEGAMEQNVGGQKYYFYANAYYQPFYSGSQVVYMIVEDPTA
- a CDS encoding metallophosphoesterase family protein — encoded protein: MKILILSDIHANWHALEGILSNESYEYLIFLGDIVDFGPNPRECTRFLMNSSCGQFRGVRGDHDHAMAYGSKCLCSNELKKLSQKTREWGEGLLESEEIGFFRTLPKHDRFIIEGMRFYITHTYGNDGMSFHTDPDDILMPDYDRPNSRLHHDFVITGHSHKPYIKKVGGTTYLNPGSVGQPRDFNPRASYAVIEDGEATIKRTNYDIEKTVKELQNTSLPKKSVGKLISMLVVGGIVS